The DNA region GATAACGAAGAATATATAGATGAAAAACATGTTTGGAAAAAAAGCTTTGTAAACTGatcaaccaaaccaaaccaaaccaaatcaaactAGTTAGTTTGGTCAGGTTCCATTTTTAAAAACACACTAAAAACTAAAACAAATCAAACTGATGAAGATATCACTAGTTCGGACATTTTTAGATCAAAAATCGGCCCAAACGAAATCGATTACACCCCTAATTAGGGGTTCCTTTCTGACTTAGTCTAATTATATGTTGTTTTTAATCGATTAGAGAGCGGTCAAGCTCATGGATTGTTTCCTTTTGAGCTAAAGATTCCCTATATAAAAGAGTGATTTTCTCACTTTTAAAGCACGATTTTTTTGAACTATTTACTTTATTACCTCACTCATTATCCTTTTAAAATAAGTTGTATTCACTATAAATTACCTTAGTGCAAAGAGGATGAAATTTTACTTTGAGAGTTATGTATTTCTGTTGTTCTAATGAATTTATTTATTAAAGAGGTTAGTTCTCTTGGGCATTTGTAATTGACTTCAAGGTTGCAAGATAAACCTGTAAAAAGATTGGTGTAAGGAAGTTTATTGGGCTAAAAATGCGTAAAAGCTCAAGTTTTTTATAGTGGAAATATCAAGAGGAATATGTGAAGCTGGACGAAATATATCTGAACGCGTCGCACGATCGAACATACGacagagtcgtcaccgaactttatttatcccaaaagagggaagggaaaatcTCGATAAAATCCAAGGGGAACAGAGAAATGGGTAAcgaagtcggttacgcaaggggaagatattaacaTCCCTCACATCCATGGCACTCTATGAGAACGTTTTAAATGCTCTTGCTTGGATGAGTGTTGTTATCTTCATGTACTTGCAAAACAGAAAAATGGGTTAGGAAAAGAGTGCTCGAGGAGTATTGGGGTCCTCAtacctacgtattctcatagtgcaatgaaAAAGTCAGAgtctcgtagttcgtggaactagAGAGAGAAAGGAGGGAAAGAAATAAAAATGCTCGCtaaggattcacatcctcgtgcctacgtatcctcatagtgcaataaggaagtcagagctctgtagttcggAGGACAAAGACTGAGAAAATAGATATGATTAGGGGTGGTGTTTAAACTGAAAGGAAGACTTACCAAAGCATTGGGACTAACATGGTAAGGaaatggtgtcaaaaccaagaggGGAGATATATAACCATAAAGTTATCAACCAAAAGCAGAAAGATAGAGGTATATAAGccatgaaggtgtcaacctgaattatggtgtcaaaaccaagaaatgGGATTAAtcataaaggtgtgtcccaaagGAAGCAAATGTATATATCCAATGAAGGTATCAAcctgaattgtggtgtcaaaaccaatAAAGAGGGTTAACTATAAAGGTGTGtccctgaattgtggtgtcaaaaccatgaaagggggttaaccataaaaGTGTGTCCCAAGAGAAAGagggttaaccataaaggtgtgttCCTGAGTTATGGTGTCAAAATCAAGAAAGagggttaaccataaaggtgtgtcccaagAGGAAGTTGCAATGGTGTCTAAACCAAAAGGATTTGAAAAAAGAAGCCACGGGGCTATTTACAGACTTGTCAGTGAATTGACTTGAATTACACTAAAGTTTATTAATAGAAATGAATACTCTGAAAAACTGagtcattcgtcccgtacccaaaatattcagaatgaggatagaAATGCTCTCTCTCATCCAGCCTCTATATAATTTTTTCCCGTGGGACCTATGGTCTCATCAATCAAGCTTAACACAATCTCTCTAAAGAACCCAAAGCATATTCGGTTTCGTTCATCACAAGTATCATTAAGAAAACTCAGGGCCTCAGGATACTCACTTGTTCTATGTTCTAAAACACTTAGTCTTTTATCAAAGTCCTCGTGTTTGAGGGACCATGTAGTATTATATTCGTAAAAGACTTGATGAGGGTGAGAGTTATGCAACCCCTAAGAAGGGCGACAATCATGTGACGCCCCAAGGAGGTATCGTCTCGCCCCAAGTCCCTTCCTCTCGCTCATATATAGAAAAACATGGAAAATGTTCTTTGGGTTGAGAGAAGTCAGAGTCAGAAGTTGGTCTAAGTCTCCCTAAACAATAAGGAACTAATTGTCCACCATTAACTGAGTGGGTGTTAGTCCTTCCTAAGTAATCCAGACCCAAGACATCTATAAATGCTCCTCCTCTAACAAAAGAAAATGGAGATCTTAACTTACACATAACACTAAAAGCAACACGCTAATAGACAAAACCTCTCAGCTCACGCGAGTAGGACCTCTACAATCACCATAACACCATCGTACAAAGTTTTTCTCCGCGGCGAGAAAGTATTTGTAACATccagactgctttcaggattactgactgaccccacaaaccaacacaaATCTTTTCAGCATATTTTGTCCTCACTCACATACTTTCCGAAAAACTTCgcagaaggtcacccatccaaatactacttCAAATCAAGCACGTTTAAGAATGGAGTTCTTATTTGTCAGGCTACCGAAAAAAAAGATGCATCTTATTGGTATAGGTAGTACTAATTAATTCTTATAAGCCTTCtttcaaccatgcagtcccatacaTACACAGCCCCATGATCCCTCTCATTTCGATGTGAATTGGTTTTTCCTAGAAGTTGCTAGAAGTGTTTCATTGTCACGCCTCGTGCACCTACAACCACTCACTCGTCCTCGAATGTTACATGTAACAACTCTTCGCCCTCTTCGACCTCGagtgttacatgcccaccagcttccgcTTGATTCGTCTCTGAACCACATCGTACTATGAGAGGTCTGCTATGATACCATTTGTAATGCTACAAACTGCTTTTAGGATTATTGACTGACCCCACAAAGCAACACAAatcttttcagcatgttttgtcctcactcacatACTTTCCGAGAAACTTTCCAGAAGATCATCgatccaaatactactccaagtcaaacaCACTTAACTATGAAGTTCTTTTTTGTCAGACTATCAAAATTAAGATGCATATTTTTTCGGTAGTCTAACAAATAAGAAGCTCATAGTTAAGCGTGTTTGACTTTGAGTAGTATTTAGATGAGTGACTTTCTGAGAAGTTTCTCAGAAAACGTGTAAGTCATGATAAATCATGTTGAAAAGATCTGTGTTAGTTTGTGGAATTAGTCCATAATCCTGAAAGTAGTTTGGAGTTCTCTGTTCTTACAAAGATATGATGCATACCTTTATTTTTTGACAAAGAGAGAAATGAATAAAGATGGTTTTCAATTTGTATTCTTCATCAAATTATTTTATTTAGTAAAAAACATCGACAATATTATTGTGACTCTATGAATACATGAAAGTGTACTATAAAGACCTATATAATATTCTTTTCCCTATTTTTAACACTTAAAGGTTGGTCCAACGATAACAACGATGGTGACTTGACGGTATGGATCCCATAGTGCAGTGAATCAAAATCAGTCTCCAATCATATTTTACAATCTCATATGTTGTTTCAGAAAGAAGAACAATGGAGACAGAACACCAAAACTCATCTCTCCAATCTCCATTGATTCAAAACTCAAAACAAGATGTAACAAAACAAAGAGAAAGAGCAAATGTTGTTGAAGAAGTGATCAAGGTTTTATGGTTAGCAGGACCATTAATATTTGTAAGCCTGTTAAATTATAGTCTACAAGTTATAGCTATCATGTTTGTAGGACATGTTGGTGAATTGCCTCTGGCTGGTGCTTCCATGGCCACTTCTTTCGCCACTGCTACTGGTTTCAATGTAATGGTCAGTTTCAATTCTTTCCCTACTTTTGCCAATTGATCATTTCTTTGCAGCTGAGAGTCTAGGGGTATTTTGGGTATTATTTTTCATAGTTTTGGTTAAAATACAGGTAGGAATGGCAAGTGCATTGGACACATTATGTGGTCAATCATATGGAGCAAGGCAGTACAGATTGTTAGGCATACACATGCAAAGAGCAATTCTGATTCTAATGACTGCTAGCATTCCAATATCAATTATTTGGATAAACACAAAATCCATTCTCATTTTCCTTGGCCAAGATCCTGAAATTTCTACAGAAGCTGGTAACTATGCTATGTTAATGGTTCCGAGCATTTTTGCTTATGGTCTTCTACAATGCCTCAACAGATTCTTACAGACACAAAATATTGTGTTTCCAATGATGTTTATCTCTGCTGTCATAACTTTACTACATATTATTTTGTGTTGGATTTTGGTTTTCAAATCTGGCCTTGGAAGCAGTGGTGCTGCTCTAGCAAATTCTATATCTTATTGGTTGAATGTTACTATGCTTTCACTTTATGTCAAATTTTCTCCTTCATGTAAAAAAACTTGGACTGGATTTTCCAAAGAAGCACTTCACAATGTTCCAATGTTTCTTAGGATTGCAACTCCTTCAACTATTATGGTTTGGTATATACTACATAATGTTTACTTTTGAGTAAATAATCATTCTGGTTCTTAAATGCATGGAGCGTTGTTACTAGTGTAGTATCTCAATGTGTCAAAATTACAAACTACCGAGTGAGGTTTAGAAGTgattttgatacatttaaggaCTATTGTGACACTGCCCCGTACAATTAAGGACCAAAATGACTTCACTTTTTTTTGTTGTGGTGATTCTCATGTAGTGTATACTTTTTTTCTAATCTCATCAAATCATGGCAAACAGCTTGGAAATGTGGTCATTTGAATCTATGGTTATCATTTCTGGTCTTCTTCCTAATCCAAAGCTGGAAACATCAGTGCTATCTATCTGGTTGGTTCTTTATTTGATACTCTTTTCAATCCTGTTAATCATACTTGACAGTTGACATTATTGATATTGACGACTTGGTTTTGTTAGCTTGAGCACAGTATCAGCTACTTGGATGATTCCTCTTGGACTCAGTGGCGCTGTAAGGTTAGTATTTCTTACGCACTTTTGTGTGCGGCGCGCGTACGCAAATATGGTTTCAATAGTGTGTGATCAATTTTTGCAGCATTCGCGTATCGAATGAACTTGGCGCTGGTCATCCGTGGGCTGCACGTTTGGCTGTGTGCATCGTCGTTGTGATTGGAATTATTGAGAGCATCTTAATTGGAGTGGCGATGATACTTTTGCGCAATATATGGGGCTATGCTTATAGCAATGAAGTAGAAGTTGTCCAATATATTTCAAAAATGATGCCGATTCTCGCGTtatcaaacttcctagatggaTTACAATGTGTTCTTTCAGGTAATGTTAGAGGATGTGGTTGGCAGAAAATTGGTGCTTATGTGAATATGGGATCATACTATTTGGTTGGAATTCCATTAGCAATTGTATTGGCTTTTGTATTGCGCATGGGTGGCATGGTAAGAAAATAACTTGTAACTAACTTTGAGAGACTTAAATTAACATGATCATTTCATTCAAACTGCTGATAAGAACTTAATGTAGGGACTGTGGTTGGGGATCATATGTGCACTTATTGTCCAAGTATTTTCTCTAATGATTGTTACAATTCGTACGGATTGGGAGAAACAGGTTAACTACTTTATTTTTCTTAATCATCTCTTTCATTTAACATGCATGTGATGCATTGTTGTATACTGACATGATTTTCGTTTTCGGTTTTCTTTTATTCAGGCAAAGAAAGCTACTGATAGAGTCTATAATTCAATATCGCCAGAAAGCTTAGTCTCATGAAAAATGTGATTTTCTTATTGTATTGGCAGGATATGTATTTTAATGTGATGTTTTTTACCCAATATCTTCATGTAATGTTGAGGCAAAAAAATTAGTGTTATATTCAATACTTTTAGATCTATCAATGGTTATCGGAGTCGGCTTAGATACATGGCTATTACTCaatttgatatatatatatatatatatatatatatatatatatatatattataatatatatatatatatatatatatatatatatatataatatatataatatatatatatatatatatatatatatatatatatatatatatttgctAGAGCTGAATAATCCTATTGTTCATCAATTAATACATCATTGCAAAATTTTGTTAAAAGAATATTATATTATATGAATGTTATTATTCTTCAATTGATTGTGAATTGTTCACTCTGCTTTATTTTCTAGAATGATCAATTAAGTTAAACTAATTCAGTTGGTGGGTGAGCTGTAGAATATTACCTTGATAAAGTGAATCTAAAATGTTGCCTTTATTTTCTTAGATAATTGTGTAGGCAAAGTTGGTTCCCTTGCTTTATGTTTATAATTCATCCTTTATTCCCCTTCGTTGGTAACTCTCATTGAGATGTATTTAAAATCACATTCTAAAAATCAATACCACTAAGCTTGAAACGTGAATGTCTGCAAAGTTTTATAAGTTTAACTTATGACACTAATATTTTTAATCTTATATATTTATACTATGTGTATTACTCTTAATCAATAGGTTATGCGGCACTtatcaaaattcatcaaaattcATTTGCATAAGTCCATTATGGTCAAGTATTTAGTCCTTGGTTATTGCTTTCATAAATTCTCATTTGTATCATTGCCATACAACAGCATTTCATTATATTGAAAGTCAAAGGTCAAAGCTTGGACTTTTTGTTTGACTTTCATTACCAAGTTCATTTGCATTACATTTTATTTATCCTTTAAGTGAGGAATGAGGTAAAAGTCAATAAGGTTGACTTTTTTCTTTGgcttttatttcattttttgtGTGTTCTAATTTCATCTCATCTTGAGTTTTGTTTCTAATAATTGATTAAATTTGGATATAGTTGGTCTTCTATTCTTATCATTTAAGACCTTTGTTTTGTGCTAAGAATAATGAACAGTGATATTTTGCAAATTAAATAATTGGAACACTCATTTGGAATTTTCATTTTTGGATTCAAGTTAGTGTACTCAGTACACGTTTTGTTTTATTACACATATATTACACTACCTATATCCTTTAACACAAAAGTATATATAGTATTTTATAAAAGGTAAAAATTTACAAAGTAAAGTTTTTGTTTACACTTTATTTTAAATAATCAAACACAATTTCACAAAAAAAAATGTAGAAAAGAAGGAAACTTTTTCAGCAGGCCAGTCTTCACAAGGATTCAGCCCCTTCATGCCCATCATCATCATCTCATTATATCCACCTCATGTCATCTCTTGGCATCTTCATGTACCTCGTCAACACTTGCAAGAAAGAGCATCAAACCACACATTAACCCATACATGGACATGGCAAAATGGTAAGAGAATCAACCATGGAAAATTCGAATGTGAGTCTAATCCATACCACACGTACAAAAGTGCATATACACATGCATCCTTTCAAATGAGCaataattcaaataaaaatttgaaaataaaattgGAATTTTGTACTAAAATAACTCAGTTTTTGAAAATAATTCTCAAAATAACTCTGATTTCAAAAAACATCTTAAACTATCCTATTTTTAGGAGGAGACATCAATCCAACTGGCACCTCctcttaaacttagagaggagacgtcaattggattgactagggcacatggtgcagccaattcaattggcgcccatgtgtataggttaaagggaggcgccaattggattgacaccttagtgtattttgtaaaaaaaattcaaaaatagtCTACGTGATACATAATTTTGAAATTGGAGCAATTCATATTAATATAAATTCCCGTTTATTCAAAAAAGACTAATgttgatgaccgggatcacctaaccgaccttcGGTCCCACATCTCCTAACTACCCGAACTCGTGGCCCTAatccacgttgatgattcaccacagatgtttgagcatctgaggggccgGGAACATCACTACCAACTGCAAGAGATGGTCTGTTGAGATAGTCtgttgagatagtcagacaaatcagcgtagtcttgagtatgcatcgaaggtgtaccgccatagctgagttcatgacccatgccagagtagttgggttgtgtttgacttgttagtgggcgaccaggacggttgaagggagacattagtgtgaatgatgcgtcgatgaaaggttggaaagatttttgtggtgtttggtagagatagggttgttgaAGGTTTCATTTTTGAGATGTTTAGGCTTtttggctatggtaggaggatggacggttggtgttaaatgatcgttgagtgttcTGGATAAGGAGGCTTTGttagggtgatgtgttgggtgcaaagcgatgttgggtctctgGTTGATGATATATTTGTTAGTGGTGGTACGAGATATGCTattggtattgtggttgggtgtatggcatattagggttgtatgtttgtgtctttatggaaagtttgacggatagtGGGTTGTGTGTAGCAGGTCTGACAATGTTattgggggttagatgttgaggcGTCTGGTGTGTAAGTTTGTTGGCGTGGGTCATATAGGTAGATATCATCGGCGATAAACTCAAAACCAActgatctgtaccaagccatataagtacggcttggtttttcttcatttggcatcactgcgtcagttaagacatggtcatctgacttacgatcaagagaaatgaaaatttcttgcatttgaaaaaatgaattcagtcctgcataggatctggtattatgtcaaagatcacatatctAAATCCATTGTTTTAGAACATccaatgcaagtttttcccgctAAAGGTACGGGATGATaaagatgttgaatacatgtttgttagtcacaAACATTCTTGCAGCAATTGTATTGAGTcgtatattactcttcaaccaagtataccATCTCAGCAATCTCAAATAACTCATAAGGATGAACCTGATGAATTTGATTCACAATACTCAGATGACGTcgacccagaagcagaagcagaagtcaacgtcgttgatgaagaaaaagaagagaccgagacacaggtcgatcatatgttgaacaacaacattgaagatgatgatcaaccaaCGCCAGTACCTCCaagtcatgtctacaatccgcctcaacatatgacaaacatggatctgcatgacgatgatgttggtgtaagccctagaggccaatatttttggtacttgtatcgaattatttattaataataaaaggcattttctttattatggttgattaataaagtccctagaatagatagtccgtttaatgtattaagtgtgacttaatcatgagaacacattaaacataagggcactgttcttaaagtatccgtagtcgagctttaatgtgaagtgggataacattaaagcattaagactattatgtttgtagactgatgatcacatctcatggatcatggataaagagttatcaagtcttaaacataagtatgaatattaggagtaatatttataccggattgacccgctatgagaatactatatagaaagttatgcaaagtgtcataagttattctcatggtgataataatgtataccactcttcgacctgaaaccactatggatcctagatgtagagttgagtgctttattactgatccaacgttatccgtaactggatgaccataaagacagttgatgggtactccacgaagcatgctgagggacatgagtgtcctagatggaatttgccaatcctgcgtaacaggataaatgtctatgggcccaatattgaactggacaagggtgacacggtctataccttgtgttcaatatagacataagggcaaaggggtaattatacacataattattatcacaggaggttttgtcagatcacatgacattttcgtgacttgggtagcagtgatgtgttgctagataccgctcactgtttattatgttaaatgtgtgatttaatataattgccaacgtcgcgaaaacctatagggtcacacacaaaggacggattgatgagagatagaataattaaggaacatcgtaaggtacggtgtacttaagcagaatacgaaatatggtaaggtaccaaatacttaagtgattttggcatattatgagatataggccaaaatgcacttaaacgggctttttggcttgaagcccacacaagtggttctataaatagagctcttgtgcagaagctttgtatgggaatacaacacaactgaagagttggaatttcgtatctctctttctctcactcaaagccttcattcacaaacagctagcactgcgattgaaggaat from Lathyrus oleraceus cultivar Zhongwan6 chromosome 1, CAAS_Psat_ZW6_1.0, whole genome shotgun sequence includes:
- the LOC127110384 gene encoding protein DETOXIFICATION 16; amino-acid sequence: METEHQNSSLQSPLIQNSKQDVTKQRERANVVEEVIKVLWLAGPLIFVSLLNYSLQVIAIMFVGHVGELPLAGASMATSFATATGFNVMVGMASALDTLCGQSYGARQYRLLGIHMQRAILILMTASIPISIIWINTKSILIFLGQDPEISTEAGNYAMLMVPSIFAYGLLQCLNRFLQTQNIVFPMMFISAVITLLHIILCWILVFKSGLGSSGAALANSISYWLNVTMLSLYVKFSPSCKKTWTGFSKEALHNVPMFLRIATPSTIMVCLEMWSFESMVIISGLLPNPKLETSVLSICLSTVSATWMIPLGLSGAVSIRVSNELGAGHPWAARLAVCIVVVIGIIESILIGVAMILLRNIWGYAYSNEVEVVQYISKMMPILALSNFLDGLQCVLSGNVRGCGWQKIGAYVNMGSYYLVGIPLAIVLAFVLRMGGMGLWLGIICALIVQVFSLMIVTIRTDWEKQAKKATDRVYNSISPESLVS